A genomic window from Companilactobacillus alimentarius DSM 20249 includes:
- the recA gene encoding recombinase RecA: MAKDERQKALDVALKKIEKDFGKGAIMRMGDDLNTQISTVSTGSLALDNALGVGGFPRGRIVEIYGPESSGKTTVALHAVAQVQKQGGTAAYIDAENAMDPEYAKALGVNIDDLLLSQPDTGEQGLEIADALVTSGAVDIVVVDSVAALVPRAEIEGEMGDAHVGLQARLMSQALRKLSGTINKTKTIALFINQIREKVGIMFGNPETTPGGRALKFYATIRLEVRRAEQIKDGSDVIGNRTKIKVVKNKVAPPFKVALVDIMYGKGISQTGELVDMAVEKDIIDKSGSWYSYGDERIGQGRENAKTYLSENPEKMDEIRKKVREAYGMDGAKKSDDDSKDSKDSKDSKEDSKDSKNKKDPKDSVKKASSIDLIPDSNKKETE; encoded by the coding sequence TTGGCTAAAGATGAACGACAAAAGGCTTTAGATGTAGCCTTAAAAAAGATTGAAAAGGATTTTGGTAAAGGTGCCATTATGAGAATGGGTGATGATTTAAACACTCAAATTTCAACTGTATCTACAGGTTCATTAGCCCTAGACAACGCTCTAGGTGTGGGTGGATTTCCACGTGGAAGAATTGTTGAAATCTATGGCCCAGAAAGTTCTGGTAAAACTACTGTAGCTTTGCATGCCGTTGCTCAGGTACAAAAGCAAGGTGGAACTGCCGCTTATATTGATGCCGAGAATGCGATGGATCCAGAGTATGCCAAAGCATTAGGTGTTAATATTGATGATTTATTGCTATCCCAACCTGATACAGGTGAACAAGGTTTAGAGATTGCTGATGCGTTAGTGACTAGTGGTGCTGTGGATATTGTTGTTGTTGATTCAGTTGCCGCTTTAGTTCCACGTGCCGAAATTGAAGGCGAAATGGGTGATGCTCATGTTGGTCTACAAGCTAGATTGATGTCACAAGCATTGCGTAAATTATCTGGTACTATCAATAAAACTAAGACAATTGCACTGTTTATTAATCAAATTCGTGAAAAAGTCGGTATTATGTTTGGTAATCCAGAAACAACTCCTGGTGGTCGTGCTTTGAAATTCTACGCTACGATCAGACTTGAAGTACGCCGTGCTGAACAGATTAAAGATGGCTCAGATGTTATTGGTAACCGTACTAAGATTAAAGTTGTTAAAAACAAGGTGGCTCCACCATTTAAGGTTGCTTTGGTAGATATCATGTATGGTAAGGGAATTTCTCAAACCGGTGAATTGGTTGATATGGCTGTCGAAAAAGATATCATCGACAAGAGTGGTTCATGGTATTCATATGGAGATGAAAGAATCGGCCAAGGTCGAGAAAATGCGAAGACCTACTTGTCTGAGAATCCTGAAAAGATGGATGAGATTCGAAAGAAAGTTCGTGAAGCTTATGGAATGGATGGAGCCAAAAAATCAGATGATGATTCAAAAGACTCTAAAGATTCCAAAGATTCCAAAGAAGATTCAAAAGATTCTAAAAATAAAAAAGATCCAAAAGATTCCGTGAAAAAGGCGTCAAGTATTGATTTAATTCCTGATTCTAATAAAAAAGAGACTGAATAA
- a CDS encoding CinA family protein — MNKAAEILESVEKTDFEKGTPEAWANFAEETVNLLKEKSLKVTAAESLTAGLFQATVASVPGASNIFDGGFVTYADNIKVQLLGMDPGLIDRYTVVSNPVAKAMAELSAQNLNADIGLGFTGVAGPDPLEGNPVGTVFIGVWNRQNNEEIVKEFHFEGTRQAIRLKSVLCGFALIWKII, encoded by the coding sequence ATGAACAAAGCAGCAGAGATTTTAGAAAGTGTTGAAAAAACTGATTTTGAAAAGGGAACGCCTGAAGCTTGGGCTAATTTTGCTGAAGAGACAGTAAATCTTTTGAAAGAGAAATCTTTAAAAGTAACAGCTGCGGAAAGTTTAACCGCTGGTCTATTTCAAGCTACAGTTGCATCAGTACCTGGTGCCTCAAATATATTTGATGGTGGCTTTGTCACTTATGCAGATAATATAAAAGTTCAGTTATTAGGCATGGATCCAGGATTGATTGATCGTTATACAGTGGTCAGCAATCCTGTTGCTAAAGCAATGGCTGAATTATCGGCACAGAATTTGAATGCTGATATTGGACTGGGCTTCACAGGTGTGGCGGGTCCAGATCCATTGGAAGGCAATCCCGTAGGAACAGTCTTTATTGGCGTTTGGAATCGCCAAAATAATGAAGAAATAGTTAAAGAATTTCATTTTGAAGGTACTAGACAAGCAATTCGCTTGAAGTCAGTTTTGTGTGGATTTGCTCTCATTTGGAAAATAATATAA
- the pgsA gene encoding CDP-diacylglycerol--glycerol-3-phosphate 3-phosphatidyltransferase, which produces MVWNLPNKLTMIRIILIPVFIILLAFNWSDWGDLFVLGNLIPMNRVFATIVFVVASLTDLADGKIARKRHLVTNFGKFADTLADKMLVMTAFIFLVSFKMAPAWVVAIIVCRELAVTGLRTIVLEEGGKVMAAQMPGKIKTTTQMVAIIFLLMNNIFFSAINIPIGQIFLYICLIFTLYSGGDYFYQARDIFKR; this is translated from the coding sequence ATGGTTTGGAATTTACCAAATAAACTAACAATGATTCGGATTATCTTAATTCCGGTATTCATTATTTTATTAGCTTTTAACTGGTCTGATTGGGGAGATTTATTTGTTCTCGGCAATTTAATTCCGATGAATCGAGTTTTCGCCACAATAGTCTTTGTCGTAGCATCATTAACAGATTTAGCAGATGGGAAAATAGCTCGTAAACGTCACTTAGTAACAAATTTTGGGAAATTTGCTGATACTTTAGCAGATAAAATGCTAGTTATGACAGCGTTTATTTTTCTAGTAAGTTTCAAAATGGCTCCAGCTTGGGTTGTAGCAATCATTGTTTGCCGTGAACTAGCTGTTACTGGTCTAAGAACAATTGTTCTTGAAGAGGGCGGCAAAGTTATGGCTGCTCAAATGCCTGGTAAGATCAAGACAACGACTCAAATGGTTGCAATTATTTTCTTATTGATGAATAATATCTTCTTCTCCGCAATTAATATACCTATTGGTCAAATATTCTTATATATTTGTTTGATCTTTACACTTTATTCAGGTGGAGATTATTTCTATCAAGCAAGAGATATTTTTAAGAGATAA
- a CDS encoding helix-turn-helix domain-containing protein, which translates to MDEIGQKLRNARIKKGYTIDDLQQITKIQKRYLIAIEEGQFDHLPGDFYVRAFIKQYSDAVGISGDDVLEEYKADIPNSQPAQEEAPQENKTRSIKEESNSFFSSLGNYIPQIVVGIVVIVIIAVIAFGMIHRSQNASSVTIPKDNTTKVTKKSTSKKTKKTTKTKKTAKKADTKSVSVKASDTDDTYTVKNVPSSGLKVVVTGKGGQAWIQFTEGSNTTWQQALSADEKKETTVPADTTSFKIQTGNVNNTEITIDGKKLDLGTVDSSSSIVKTLTFNIEK; encoded by the coding sequence ATGGACGAAATTGGCCAAAAGTTAAGAAATGCACGTATTAAAAAAGGTTATACAATTGATGATTTGCAACAAATCACAAAAATTCAAAAACGCTATTTAATTGCGATTGAAGAGGGTCAATTTGATCATCTTCCTGGTGATTTTTATGTAAGAGCATTTATCAAACAGTACTCTGATGCGGTTGGAATTTCTGGTGATGATGTCTTAGAAGAATATAAAGCAGACATCCCTAATTCTCAACCTGCTCAAGAAGAAGCTCCACAGGAGAATAAAACCCGCTCAATTAAAGAAGAGTCAAATTCATTCTTTTCTAGTTTAGGTAACTATATTCCTCAAATAGTAGTTGGTATTGTTGTTATTGTTATTATTGCTGTGATTGCCTTTGGAATGATTCATCGTAGTCAAAATGCTTCCAGCGTCACGATTCCTAAGGACAATACAACTAAGGTAACTAAGAAATCTACAAGTAAGAAAACCAAAAAAACAACGAAAACCAAGAAGACAGCTAAAAAAGCTGATACAAAATCAGTCAGTGTTAAGGCGAGTGATACAGATGACACTTATACCGTTAAAAACGTTCCTTCTTCTGGTTTAAAAGTTGTTGTGACAGGAAAAGGTGGTCAAGCTTGGATTCAATTTACGGAAGGCTCCAATACGACTTGGCAACAAGCCTTGAGTGCAGATGAGAAAAAAGAAACTACGGTTCCCGCTGATACGACAAGTTTCAAGATTCAAACAGGTAACGTTAATAATACAGAGATTACAATTGATGGTAAGAAGCTTGATTTAGGTACTGTTGATAGTAGTAGCTCAATCGTCAAAACGCTTACGTTTAATATTGAAAAATAA
- the ymfI gene encoding elongation factor P 5-aminopentanone reductase: protein MMYALIMGSSGDIGTSTAKTLAKKGWSLYLHYNKNYERTDKLRQQLVRKYPKQDFIPIKFDMRNEAVESLTKQIFALDAIVFAQGNTYYKLLVDISEKEIDALWNIHVKLPILILKQLQDKLAKTHHGRIVFIGSIYGKIGSAMEVVYSTVKGAMSSFADAYAKEVASLGISVNVVAPGAVNTKMNTQEFSSEDLENVKEEIPADRLANPDEIADLVSYLVNIESNYLTGQTIYFAGGWLL from the coding sequence ATTATGTATGCATTGATCATGGGAAGTTCAGGCGATATTGGAACCAGTACTGCTAAAACGTTGGCAAAAAAAGGTTGGTCGCTTTACTTGCATTACAATAAAAATTACGAACGGACTGATAAATTACGCCAACAATTAGTGCGAAAATATCCGAAACAAGACTTCATTCCAATTAAGTTTGATATGAGAAACGAAGCAGTCGAATCTTTGACAAAACAAATATTTGCTTTAGATGCAATCGTTTTTGCACAGGGAAATACATATTATAAATTGTTAGTTGATATTTCTGAGAAAGAAATTGATGCCTTGTGGAATATTCATGTTAAATTGCCAATTCTGATTTTGAAGCAATTGCAGGATAAATTGGCTAAGACGCACCATGGAAGAATTGTTTTCATAGGTTCAATTTACGGAAAAATTGGTTCGGCTATGGAAGTGGTTTATAGTACAGTAAAAGGTGCAATGTCGTCATTTGCTGATGCGTATGCCAAAGAAGTTGCTTCATTAGGTATTTCTGTCAATGTGGTAGCGCCAGGTGCCGTAAATACAAAAATGAATACTCAAGAGTTTAGTAGTGAAGATTTAGAGAACGTTAAAGAGGAAATACCAGCTGATAGACTGGCTAATCCAGATGAGATAGCCGACCTAGTCAGCTACCTAGTCAATATTGAATCAAATTATTTAACTGGGCAAACAATTTATTTTGCTGGAGGGTGGCTGTTATAA
- the yfmH gene encoding EF-P 5-aminopentanol modification-associated protein YfmH — translation MTDKLERHVKKLANGLQIEIVPLSGFNQVYGVMMTNFGSVDTKQGEKVLPAGIAHFIEHKLFAKPTYDSSEKFAKYGANSNAYTSYTKTAYLFQTLEKPYENLKVLLDLVQNPYFTEKNVASERGIIDQEIQMYLDMPEFVLEQRILGQLYPNDPIAEDIAGSSESLQTINNQNLLETYQINYRPSNMNLVIVGDVDPEKVENIVENSNFQTQGPRVDKTFEKLIPIGRGGQEEMDITQSRSAYGIRIDTNLTGYDLVRRQYVMNMVMETLIGESSDNYQEMSKLGLIDDSFSYNVVAENNYCFIIISGATNNVQRFQEYLRTHLSYEFLKKVLSDDKFERIKRDAIGSYLFAQNSPEAIANQMAELYFYDVDYLELIRMINSISKSDLLDVSEQFLKDENSTYYNLLPNRK, via the coding sequence ATGACAGATAAACTAGAAAGACACGTAAAAAAACTGGCTAATGGGTTACAAATTGAAATTGTCCCTTTAAGCGGTTTTAATCAAGTTTATGGCGTGATGATGACTAATTTTGGTTCAGTCGATACTAAACAAGGGGAAAAAGTTTTACCTGCAGGTATTGCCCATTTTATTGAGCACAAGTTATTCGCTAAGCCAACTTATGATTCATCTGAGAAATTTGCTAAATACGGAGCTAATTCTAACGCCTATACCAGTTATACGAAGACGGCTTATTTATTTCAGACATTGGAAAAACCATATGAGAATTTAAAAGTTCTTTTAGATTTAGTACAAAACCCTTATTTCACCGAAAAGAATGTTGCCTCTGAACGGGGAATCATTGACCAAGAAATTCAGATGTATCTGGATATGCCAGAATTTGTATTGGAACAAAGAATCTTGGGTCAACTTTATCCCAATGACCCAATTGCTGAAGATATCGCCGGATCCAGTGAATCCCTACAAACAATTAATAATCAAAATCTATTAGAGACTTATCAGATTAATTACCGTCCTAGCAATATGAATTTGGTCATTGTGGGTGATGTTGATCCTGAAAAAGTTGAAAATATTGTTGAAAATTCTAATTTTCAAACTCAAGGGCCTCGTGTCGATAAAACTTTTGAAAAATTAATTCCAATTGGTCGAGGTGGTCAAGAAGAAATGGATATCACCCAATCACGGTCAGCCTATGGTATTAGAATTGACACTAATTTAACGGGATATGATTTAGTTAGACGTCAATATGTTATGAATATGGTCATGGAAACCTTAATTGGTGAATCCTCTGATAATTATCAAGAAATGAGTAAATTAGGTCTAATTGATGATAGTTTTTCTTACAATGTGGTTGCAGAAAACAACTATTGTTTTATCATTATTAGTGGAGCTACTAATAATGTTCAAAGATTTCAAGAATATTTGCGAACACATCTTTCTTATGAGTTTCTGAAAAAGGTTTTGAGTGATGATAAATTTGAGCGGATCAAACGCGATGCTATTGGGTCTTATTTGTTTGCTCAAAACTCACCTGAAGCTATTGCTAACCAGATGGCGGAATTGTATTTTTATGATGTTGACTATTTAGAATTAATTCGGATGATCAATTCAATTAGTAAATCAGATCTGTTAGACGTTTCAGAACAATTTTTAAAAGATGAAAATAGTACTTACTATAACTTATTACCAAATAGGAAGTAA
- the yfmF gene encoding EF-P 5-aminopentanol modification-associated protein YfmF: MRKKLAKNVFLNIDPIKKFRTIKIQVDFLRPLNKEENTSRRLLANVLSNSTENYPSFQAINDREMELYGSEINVFTRNLLNFNDLAFSVEFADPNFLIDGKNQLKENLDLLGEIIFQPNLEQNKFDQISFETEKRNLMSNLISIQDNQDLVSSLGLIKLIYQNDPNRQIPILGSIEQLKELTNEKLLEVYRDVIKNDTVIINVVGNVSETEFLNYLNESIFVDKLQNDRGDLQISFSKFDDLIKHPNTQIEHKHLNQSRIGLAYSTERVSKDFNRLAPQVMNLILGGDDQSQLFLQVREKNSLAYSVSSSYQPISHLVIIQAGLDANSVDKTLKLINDQISYIRQGKMSDAQIEHAQKVMLTQRKISSDSIQHYIMRSIWQTVYPSTLLNDQQFEEKLAQLDKKQISGVAEHMHAIAQYQLVGD, translated from the coding sequence TTGAGAAAAAAGCTAGCAAAAAATGTTTTTTTGAACATTGATCCAATCAAAAAATTCCGGACAATTAAAATTCAAGTGGATTTTTTGCGCCCCTTGAATAAAGAAGAAAATACAAGTCGTCGGTTACTGGCAAATGTACTGTCCAATTCAACTGAAAATTATCCTAGTTTTCAAGCGATAAATGATCGTGAAATGGAACTCTACGGATCTGAAATCAATGTTTTTACACGTAATTTATTGAATTTTAATGATTTAGCCTTTAGTGTTGAATTCGCTGATCCTAATTTTTTAATTGATGGAAAAAATCAACTTAAAGAGAATCTGGATTTATTAGGAGAAATTATTTTCCAACCTAACTTGGAACAAAATAAGTTCGATCAAATATCCTTTGAAACGGAAAAGCGTAATTTGATGTCGAATTTAATCTCGATTCAAGACAATCAAGATTTAGTTAGTTCTCTAGGCTTGATTAAGTTAATTTATCAAAATGATCCTAATCGGCAAATTCCAATTTTGGGAAGTATCGAGCAATTAAAGGAACTCACTAATGAGAAGTTATTAGAAGTCTATCGCGATGTGATAAAGAATGATACTGTAATTATCAATGTGGTTGGAAATGTGTCTGAGACTGAATTTCTCAATTACTTAAACGAAAGTATTTTTGTTGATAAACTACAAAATGATCGGGGAGATTTACAGATTTCTTTTAGTAAGTTCGATGACTTGATAAAGCACCCAAATACACAAATTGAGCATAAGCATCTTAATCAGAGTCGAATTGGTTTGGCATATTCAACTGAAAGAGTTTCAAAAGATTTCAATCGTTTAGCCCCACAAGTTATGAACTTGATCTTAGGTGGCGATGATCAATCGCAACTCTTTTTACAAGTTCGAGAGAAAAATAGCCTAGCTTATTCTGTCTCAAGTTCTTATCAACCGATTAGCCATTTGGTAATAATTCAAGCCGGCTTGGATGCAAACTCGGTTGATAAAACTTTGAAGTTGATCAATGACCAAATTTCCTATATCAGACAAGGAAAAATGTCTGATGCACAAATAGAGCATGCACAAAAGGTTATGTTGACTCAACGGAAAATTTCTAGTGATTCAATTCAGCATTATATTATGCGTAGTATTTGGCAGACGGTTTATCCAAGTACTCTTTTGAATGATCAACAATTTGAAGAAAAATTGGCACAATTGGATAAAAAGCAAATTTCCGGAGTTGCTGAACATATGCATGCGATTGCTCAATATCAATTGGTTGGAGATTAG
- a CDS encoding DNA translocase FtsK — protein sequence MARKKATSKPRKRKKTTNNSRLIKSLISLVWIILSILGLFKFGIVGKTFDNIYRIFVGDSYPVLLIISIFVAAFVIATGRIPVMTPKRNFGLLFVYLGTLIILHGIFFSNMSLYHNYNLVTWNTLAANITQVSVSESVGGGMIGSYLYSFFMPMFSTVGTYFVTGLIIFIGILMLLNVTMKQVSIVTTNVLVYFKHLTIKIKDAITGKYSDYVDQRAVEKEKKTNAPTMTSSPAIERDEAKFKDVNSFAKKAVQEKTDDSDFHIDMPSTSDKTPNLTEADSQSKAEIVSKPYGIDGTKDKDLPDPVSTKVSETDDSDYQLPGPDLLKQVPQTDQSAEVQLIDENKDKLKQTFKSFGVDVEVKKASLGPTITKYEIQPAVGVKVSKIVNLADDLALALAAKDIRIEAPIPGKSFVGIEVPNRTISTVSFRDITENQKDKTHPLIVPLGKEVSGNIIEADITKMPHLLIAGSTGSGKSVAINTIITGILMKAKPSEVKLILIDPKMVELNVYNGIPHLLIPVVTDARKAAGALQKAVKEMERRYKLFAETSHRNIGEYNADVDKFNKTAEDDQKMERLPYIVVIVDELSDLMMVAGHEVEAAIVRLAQMARAAGLHIIIATQRPSVDVITGLIKANIPSRIAFAVSSGVDSRTILDSVGAEKLLGRGDMLFQPIGKSKPVRLQGAYISESEVENVVNFVSNQQAAEYDEDMIPTDVDDGSTSSGDKPNDEYWDDAVDLIVKQQSASVSMLQRRFQIGYNRAARMVDEMEDKGIVGPSEGSKPRKVLITEEQLETIRKNQVKN from the coding sequence ATGGCAAGAAAAAAGGCAACTTCAAAGCCTAGAAAGAGAAAAAAAACGACCAATAATTCACGTCTGATCAAATCACTGATTAGTCTTGTATGGATAATTCTGTCGATTTTAGGTTTATTCAAGTTTGGAATCGTGGGAAAAACTTTTGATAATATTTATCGAATCTTCGTTGGAGATAGTTATCCGGTCTTATTGATCATCAGTATTTTTGTTGCAGCATTTGTGATTGCAACTGGACGAATACCCGTTATGACGCCTAAAAGAAATTTCGGGTTACTGTTTGTATATTTGGGGACACTGATAATTTTGCATGGCATATTTTTTTCCAATATGTCGTTGTATCATAATTATAATTTAGTGACATGGAATACCTTAGCAGCTAATATTACTCAAGTTTCAGTTAGCGAATCTGTTGGTGGAGGAATGATTGGCTCTTATTTATATAGCTTCTTTATGCCAATGTTTTCAACTGTGGGAACTTATTTTGTAACGGGATTGATTATTTTTATTGGTATTTTAATGTTATTGAATGTAACGATGAAACAGGTATCTATCGTTACAACGAATGTTTTAGTTTATTTCAAACATTTAACTATCAAAATAAAAGATGCTATTACTGGGAAATATAGTGATTATGTAGATCAACGAGCAGTTGAAAAAGAAAAGAAAACTAATGCTCCTACAATGACGTCATCACCAGCAATTGAGCGTGATGAAGCTAAATTTAAAGACGTGAATAGTTTTGCTAAAAAGGCAGTTCAGGAGAAAACTGATGATTCAGATTTTCATATTGATATGCCTAGTACTTCCGATAAGACACCGAATTTGACTGAAGCTGATTCACAAAGTAAGGCAGAGATTGTTTCTAAACCTTACGGAATTGATGGCACTAAGGATAAAGATCTACCAGATCCTGTTAGTACGAAAGTATCAGAGACAGATGACAGTGATTACCAGCTTCCTGGTCCAGACTTATTAAAACAAGTTCCACAAACTGATCAGAGTGCCGAAGTTCAATTGATTGATGAAAATAAGGATAAATTAAAACAAACATTCAAAAGTTTTGGTGTAGATGTTGAAGTTAAAAAAGCTAGTCTTGGACCAACTATTACCAAATATGAGATTCAGCCAGCAGTTGGTGTCAAAGTAAGCAAAATAGTTAATTTGGCTGATGATTTGGCTTTAGCACTGGCAGCTAAGGATATTAGAATTGAAGCTCCGATTCCTGGTAAGTCGTTTGTAGGGATTGAAGTTCCTAATCGAACGATTTCAACGGTTTCATTTAGAGACATTACTGAAAATCAAAAGGATAAGACACATCCTCTGATTGTGCCACTAGGAAAAGAAGTTTCTGGAAATATCATCGAAGCTGATATCACTAAGATGCCGCATTTGTTAATTGCGGGTTCAACTGGTAGTGGTAAATCTGTAGCAATCAATACAATTATTACAGGAATTTTGATGAAGGCTAAGCCAAGTGAAGTCAAATTGATTTTGATTGATCCGAAGATGGTAGAGTTGAATGTTTATAACGGCATCCCACATCTATTGATTCCAGTTGTAACGGATGCACGTAAGGCCGCTGGGGCTTTACAAAAAGCTGTTAAAGAGATGGAGCGGCGTTACAAACTGTTTGCTGAAACTAGTCATCGTAATATTGGCGAATATAATGCTGATGTCGATAAGTTCAATAAAACGGCTGAGGATGATCAAAAGATGGAGCGCCTTCCATATATCGTCGTTATAGTTGATGAATTATCTGATTTGATGATGGTTGCAGGACATGAAGTAGAAGCAGCTATTGTTAGACTGGCACAGATGGCTCGTGCTGCTGGATTGCATATTATCATTGCCACACAGCGTCCTTCAGTTGATGTTATTACTGGATTGATCAAAGCTAATATTCCTTCAAGAATAGCTTTTGCTGTTTCTAGTGGGGTTGATTCACGGACCATCTTGGATTCTGTAGGAGCTGAAAAGCTTTTAGGACGTGGTGATATGCTTTTTCAGCCAATTGGTAAGAGTAAACCAGTTAGATTACAAGGGGCTTATATTTCTGAGTCGGAAGTGGAAAATGTGGTCAATTTTGTCAGCAACCAACAGGCTGCAGAGTATGATGAAGATATGATCCCTACTGATGTGGATGATGGTTCCACTTCAAGCGGTGACAAACCAAATGATGAGTACTGGGATGATGCAGTCGATTTGATAGTAAAACAACAGTCAGCCAGTGTTTCTATGTTGCAAAGAAGATTTCAAATTGGTTATAATCGAGCAGCCAGAATGGTTGATGAAATGGAAGATAAGGGAATCGTTGGTCCATCAGAAGGTAGTAAACCGAGAAAAGTTTTGATTACTGAGGAGCAATTAGAAACAATTAGAAAAAATCAGGTGAAAAATTGA
- a CDS encoding DUF1149 family protein: MKINKGAVNVQAFHYDVESSSADVKTELNISVEHPDFKDENGQPLSEKEGKILQVVVPFEIHPENAPFKVSGLVGQIVQPVGFQGEVQDLEPKDIQQLSRPVVEYIETMTYQITSVALNRGFSLNFNKNIKIEPNEALKELKAKEKKNSDK; encoded by the coding sequence ATGAAAATCAATAAAGGTGCAGTAAATGTTCAGGCTTTTCATTACGACGTTGAATCAAGCAGTGCTGATGTTAAAACTGAACTAAACATCAGTGTAGAGCACCCAGACTTTAAAGATGAGAATGGGCAGCCTTTAAGTGAAAAAGAAGGAAAGATTCTTCAAGTAGTTGTACCATTTGAGATTCATCCTGAGAACGCTCCCTTTAAAGTGTCAGGATTAGTAGGACAAATCGTTCAACCAGTTGGTTTTCAAGGTGAAGTTCAAGATCTTGAACCAAAAGATATTCAACAATTGTCTCGTCCAGTAGTTGAATACATTGAGACTATGACGTATCAAATTACTAGTGTGGCCTTGAATCGTGGTTTCTCATTGAATTTTAATAAAAATATAAAGATTGAACCTAATGAGGCTTTAAAGGAACTAAAAGCTAAAGAGAAGAAGAATTCAGATAAATAA
- the trmL gene encoding tRNA (uridine(34)/cytosine(34)/5-carboxymethylaminomethyluridine(34)-2'-O)-methyltransferase TrmL: MTNHIALYEPLMPANTGNIARTCAGTNTKLHLIRPLGFNTDDAHMKRAGLDYWDKVDITYHDNLNDFLDSIPDDKYLYLITKFSNKIYSDQDFTDTSKDHYFLFGKETTGLPEDFMRRNPEKCLRIPMSDNIRALNLSNSAALVIYEAVRQQHFEGLELSHHYENDKLD, encoded by the coding sequence ATGACTAATCATATTGCACTATATGAACCCTTAATGCCGGCTAATACTGGTAATATTGCTAGAACTTGTGCTGGTACTAATACTAAATTACATTTGATTCGCCCTTTGGGTTTTAATACTGACGATGCTCATATGAAAAGAGCAGGGTTAGATTATTGGGATAAGGTCGATATTACTTATCATGATAATTTAAATGATTTTTTAGATTCCATTCCAGATGATAAGTATTTGTATTTGATCACTAAGTTTTCCAATAAAATTTATAGTGATCAAGACTTTACCGATACTTCAAAAGATCATTATTTTCTATTTGGCAAGGAAACGACTGGACTGCCAGAGGATTTCATGCGTCGGAATCCAGAAAAATGTCTTCGAATCCCTATGAGTGATAATATTCGAGCACTTAATTTGTCCAACAGTGCGGCCTTGGTAATCTATGAGGCTGTTCGTCAACAGCATTTTGAGGGATTGGAATTAAGTCATCATTACGAAAATGATAAATTAGATTAG